A single region of the Streptomyces sp. NBC_01262 genome encodes:
- a CDS encoding Tat pathway signal sequence domain protein, which produces MRRYTASALAATAALTAVALLPASAAWADDAVLTYGSAAGNAVSVGDVLTASLAGGTKATIATSSNGTSGITCTGSALSATVTDNPAAPGTATESATSQTFSGCTSNVLGVTGVRSITVNGLPYTTTAASGGTVTVNPASGGTIQTTVVLSTLLGSITCVYQAPSLAAVSSNSANSLTFTNQAFTKVSGSLLCAGNGYFSATYAPVVDSSVSGAPAVYTN; this is translated from the coding sequence ATGCGCAGATACACCGCCTCCGCTCTCGCCGCCACGGCCGCCCTGACGGCCGTGGCACTCCTCCCGGCCTCCGCCGCCTGGGCGGACGACGCCGTGCTCACCTACGGCAGCGCCGCCGGCAACGCCGTCTCCGTCGGCGACGTACTGACCGCCTCGCTGGCCGGCGGCACCAAAGCCACCATCGCCACCAGCAGCAACGGCACCTCCGGCATCACCTGCACCGGCTCGGCGCTGTCCGCCACGGTGACGGACAACCCCGCCGCCCCGGGCACCGCCACCGAGTCCGCGACCTCCCAGACCTTCAGCGGCTGCACCAGCAACGTCCTCGGCGTCACCGGGGTTCGGAGCATCACCGTCAACGGTCTGCCCTACACGACCACCGCCGCCTCCGGCGGCACCGTCACGGTGAATCCGGCCTCGGGCGGCACGATCCAGACCACGGTGGTGCTCTCCACCCTGCTGGGCTCCATCACCTGCGTCTACCAGGCACCCAGCCTCGCCGCGGTGAGCTCCAACAGTGCCAACAGCCTGACCTTCACCAACCAGGCGTTCACCAAGGTCTCCGGCTCGCTGCTGTGCGCGGGCAACGGCTATTTCTCGGCCACCTACGCCCCCGTGGTCGACAGCAGTGTCAGCGGCGCCCCCGCCGTCTACACCAACTGA
- a CDS encoding PucR family transcriptional regulator: MDPFAVVPHRLADFLRPHLDGIAVEVEREVQLQVPEYARPADDAYVRTIRAGVKQALTLFVDRIADAGRDREHVVHTYQVIGRGESVEGRGLEVLQAALRLGGRAAWRRMMEAADELKLDSGEVAALADAAFTHMHEIMQAATEGHTEDRLRSTGELQRRRKRLLDLLFADPPSSAEAVEDLARSARWPVPQRVAVIAVGGPEREEDERLLLPAGVLADMTAHPARLVIPDPDAPGPSHGRVLAPALQGRPAAVGPTVPLGQIADSLRWAARALSLMRRGILPGEGVIRCADHVSTLILYADEPLVRALSYRVLAPLAGIPVPQRDRLAETLLAWLQSESSVGDTALRLHVHPQTVRYRMRQLEKLFGEALRDSETRFELELALRADVFSGPPREHPRPVPESVRPSTSA; the protein is encoded by the coding sequence ATGGATCCTTTCGCCGTCGTCCCCCACCGGCTGGCCGACTTCCTGCGCCCGCATCTCGACGGGATCGCCGTCGAAGTGGAGCGCGAGGTGCAGCTTCAGGTGCCCGAGTACGCACGGCCCGCCGACGACGCGTACGTGCGGACCATCAGAGCCGGAGTCAAACAGGCGCTGACCCTCTTCGTGGACCGCATCGCCGACGCCGGCCGGGACCGGGAGCACGTCGTCCACACCTACCAGGTGATCGGGCGCGGCGAATCCGTCGAAGGGCGCGGCCTCGAAGTGCTGCAGGCCGCGCTCCGGCTCGGCGGCCGGGCCGCCTGGCGGCGCATGATGGAGGCCGCCGACGAACTGAAGCTCGACTCCGGCGAGGTGGCCGCGCTGGCGGACGCGGCGTTCACGCACATGCACGAGATCATGCAGGCGGCCACCGAAGGCCACACCGAGGACCGGTTACGCAGCACAGGGGAGTTACAACGGCGCCGCAAGCGTCTCCTGGACCTGCTGTTCGCCGATCCGCCGTCCTCGGCGGAAGCCGTCGAGGATCTCGCCCGCAGCGCGCGCTGGCCGGTGCCGCAGCGGGTCGCGGTCATCGCCGTGGGCGGGCCCGAGCGGGAAGAGGACGAACGGCTGCTGCTGCCCGCCGGCGTGCTGGCCGACATGACGGCCCACCCGGCCCGCCTGGTCATCCCGGACCCGGATGCCCCCGGCCCCTCGCACGGCCGCGTTCTCGCCCCCGCGTTGCAGGGCCGGCCCGCCGCGGTCGGGCCGACGGTCCCGCTCGGCCAGATCGCGGACTCGCTGCGCTGGGCGGCCCGCGCCCTGTCGCTCATGCGGCGCGGCATTCTGCCCGGCGAGGGCGTGATCCGGTGCGCCGACCACGTCTCGACGCTGATCCTCTACGCGGACGAACCGCTGGTCCGGGCGCTGTCGTACCGGGTTCTCGCGCCGCTGGCCGGAATTCCGGTGCCCCAGCGCGACCGGCTGGCGGAGACGCTGCTCGCGTGGTTGCAGAGCGAGAGCAGCGTCGGGGACACCGCTCTGCGGCTGCACGTCCATCCGCAGACCGTGCGGTACCGGATGCGCCAGCTGGAGAAACTGTTCGGCGAGGCCCTGCGGGATTCGGAGACCCGTTTCGAGCTGGAACTGGCCCTGCGGGCCGACGTGTTCTCCGGGCCGCCCCGCGAACATCCCCGGCCGGTGCCGGAATCCGTCCGCCCTTCGACCTCCGCCTAG
- a CDS encoding alpha/beta hydrolase has protein sequence MPDRPSVPHLRPSRRTLAKAAALGLAGALTGARRAWAADVTVTQLGPRTYDLGIPSAALGRTAPVRIILPTSYAARPDRTWPVLHLLHGAHDDYNSWTRETDIEAFTANRDLIVAMPDAGPTGIPTRWKTGPDYETFQLQEVPAVLRAGYRASAVQAVAGVSTGGYGAMAHAARHPGTFVAAASYSGIPDTTATNMPMIVEAIVGRESLNPLSLWGEPTLDSATWQDFNPLARASALRGTALYISVGSGSLTGGLATIIALAQVISGGIGALLPGVLESLVAPSTQSFVTALGQLGIPATQHLYQGGGHQWSDWQREFTASWPVLAGALGLQV, from the coding sequence ATGCCCGACCGTCCGTCCGTTCCCCACCTCCGTCCGTCCCGCCGCACCCTGGCCAAGGCCGCCGCCCTCGGCCTCGCGGGCGCGCTCACCGGCGCCCGCAGAGCCTGGGCCGCCGACGTCACCGTCACCCAACTGGGGCCCCGCACCTACGACCTCGGCATCCCCTCCGCCGCGTTGGGCCGCACCGCGCCCGTACGGATCATCCTGCCGACCTCCTACGCCGCCCGGCCCGACCGCACCTGGCCGGTGCTCCATCTCCTGCACGGCGCGCACGACGACTACAACTCATGGACCCGTGAGACCGACATCGAGGCGTTCACCGCGAACCGCGACCTGATCGTCGCCATGCCGGACGCGGGACCCACCGGCATCCCCACACGCTGGAAGACCGGCCCCGACTACGAGACCTTCCAGCTCCAGGAGGTCCCGGCGGTCCTGCGCGCCGGCTACCGGGCCTCGGCCGTCCAGGCCGTCGCCGGGGTTTCGACCGGCGGATACGGCGCCATGGCGCACGCCGCCCGCCACCCCGGAACATTCGTGGCCGCGGCCTCGTACAGCGGAATCCCCGACACCACCGCGACGAACATGCCGATGATCGTCGAGGCGATCGTGGGACGGGAGAGCCTCAATCCCCTTTCGCTATGGGGTGAGCCGACGCTCGACTCCGCCACCTGGCAGGACTTCAACCCCCTGGCACGCGCGAGCGCCCTGCGCGGCACCGCGCTCTACATCTCCGTCGGCAGCGGCAGCCTCACCGGCGGGCTCGCCACCATCATCGCGCTCGCGCAGGTCATCAGCGGCGGCATCGGAGCTCTGCTGCCCGGGGTTCTGGAAAGCCTGGTGGCACCCTCCACGCAGAGCTTCGTCACCGCCCTCGGCCAGCTGGGCATCCCGGCCACCCAGCACCTCTATCAGGGCGGCGGGCACCAATGGAGCGACTGGCAGCGGGAGTTCACCGCCTCGTGGCCGGTGCTCGCCGGAGCGCTCGGTCTGCAGGTCTGA
- a CDS encoding type I polyketide synthase produces MSAHPDRPADLRRLVVERVAHWSGLPAADIAGDRPLVELGMSSRDAVALAGELARVLGRELPATLLWETPTVDALVTLLTSGTVPGSPQAVREPRQRTDDEPVAVVGVGCRLPGGVRGPGDYWRLLVEGTDAIGRVPEGRWRDFVAQAPPDANPWGGYLDDDTLTGFDAAYFRITPREADAMDPQQRMLLEVAQEALDHAAIPAASLAGTATGVFVGVCAHDYGQLTGADPATVDPWATTGAATSVSAGRISYAYDLRGPSVAVDTACSSSLVAVHQACTALRGGECDTALAAGANVLLSPAVTVAFGRAGALAPDGRCKPFSRSADGIGRAEGCAVVVLKRLSDALRDGDRILALITATAVNSDGRSNGLMAPSPAAQRALLETAYARAGLDPATVDYVEAHGTGTPLGDPIEAGALADVLGRTRHPDQPLLLGSVKSNLGHLEAAAGVVGLVKAVLALHHGIVPGSLHCDFPALDDQRLRVVTEPEPWPRYGGTATAGVSAFGFGGTNAHAVLEEWRPAQPAARVPLAHGAATMLQLSDADPARVRHTAARLADWFDTPGGSATRLQDVVRTLAGRAGRGSARAAVVAHDRDGLTAALRTLAAGRPHPRVSTGDRDRLGPGAVWVFSGYGTQWTAMGHQLLRCEPAFAAAVEKLEPVLAAGCGISLYELLAACTDDDLRDVETAQPLLYGTQVALAELWRSYGVEPAAVIGHSMGEVAAAVVAGALDPADGARVIAVRSRLLATLRGGSMAVVDLTDDELGDLDRRFPGVHLAVHSSPGQKIVTGEASAVALLVEHFAAHGRTARTMHVQGAGHSPQVEPLLPELTARLSGIRGRTGGAVRVYSTVHDDPTHTCAFDAAHWTANLRRPVRLAGALAAAAADGHTVFIEISPHPVLLHPLAETLPDALHLPTLRRGNAAALTFRSQLAALHAAGHPLPARLLHPHGEVVDVPLPAWRHTRHWWTDAHSGPPDPVPDSVPPPDPGTGAGTVTERLIRHIAAVSGHLPEQLTPDTPLTDLGLDSLMAARLRTAAEREFGVAPALRDLLLAGTVQAAADAITRAPHRDRRERMPYPLRALRPAGDRPPLVLAHAAGGTPDVYRPLAGLLAPGLPVYGLDRAEEADTVAAKARMCAEAIRKAWPDGRYRIGGWSFGGFVAQETARLLAAEFAPPDAVVLIDAVRPLARPPGRTAWDVARAHFEGFATYVSRTYGARLDLPYRELAGLDDRARIDLVLEALRAVADIPPAALEHQRASYLDLRTGEAHTPRPYDGRVILYRATEPAPHTVRDPAYEREDDALGWDELCPDLEIVRIPGHHLSLLDPPHAQAIADHLNRALG; encoded by the coding sequence ATGAGCGCGCACCCGGACCGCCCCGCCGACCTGCGGCGGCTGGTCGTCGAACGGGTCGCCCACTGGTCCGGGCTCCCCGCCGCGGACATCGCCGGCGACCGGCCGCTGGTGGAACTCGGGATGTCCTCCCGGGACGCGGTCGCTCTCGCCGGAGAACTGGCCCGCGTACTCGGCCGGGAACTGCCCGCGACGCTGCTGTGGGAGACGCCCACCGTCGACGCGCTCGTCACCCTGCTCACCAGCGGCACGGTCCCCGGCAGCCCGCAGGCCGTGCGCGAGCCACGGCAGAGGACCGACGACGAACCGGTCGCCGTGGTCGGCGTCGGCTGCCGGCTCCCCGGCGGTGTGCGAGGACCCGGTGACTACTGGCGGCTGCTCGTCGAGGGAACCGACGCCATCGGCCGGGTACCCGAAGGACGCTGGCGGGACTTCGTCGCCCAGGCGCCACCGGACGCCAACCCCTGGGGCGGCTACCTCGACGACGACACCCTCACCGGATTCGACGCCGCCTACTTCCGCATCACCCCGCGCGAGGCCGACGCCATGGACCCGCAGCAGCGCATGCTGCTGGAGGTCGCCCAGGAGGCCCTCGACCACGCCGCCATCCCCGCCGCGTCCCTGGCCGGAACCGCCACCGGGGTCTTCGTCGGCGTCTGCGCCCACGACTACGGCCAACTCACCGGCGCCGACCCGGCAACCGTCGACCCCTGGGCCACCACCGGGGCCGCCACCTCGGTCTCGGCGGGCAGGATCAGCTATGCGTACGACCTTCGCGGCCCGAGCGTCGCCGTCGACACCGCGTGCTCCTCCTCCCTCGTCGCCGTCCACCAGGCGTGCACCGCCCTGCGCGGCGGCGAATGCGACACGGCGCTCGCCGCCGGGGCCAACGTGCTGCTGTCACCCGCCGTCACCGTCGCCTTCGGCCGCGCCGGGGCCCTGGCACCCGACGGCCGGTGCAAGCCGTTCTCCCGGTCCGCCGACGGCATCGGCCGCGCCGAGGGCTGCGCCGTCGTGGTCCTCAAACGGCTCAGCGACGCGCTGCGCGACGGCGACCGGATCCTCGCCCTCATCACGGCCACCGCCGTCAACTCCGACGGCCGCTCCAACGGCCTCATGGCACCCAGCCCGGCGGCCCAGCGCGCCCTCCTGGAGACGGCCTACGCGCGAGCCGGGCTCGATCCGGCGACCGTGGACTACGTCGAGGCGCACGGCACCGGCACTCCCCTCGGCGACCCCATCGAGGCGGGCGCGCTGGCCGACGTCCTGGGCCGGACACGCCACCCGGACCAGCCGCTGCTGCTCGGCTCGGTCAAGAGCAACCTCGGCCATCTGGAGGCGGCCGCCGGGGTGGTGGGGCTGGTCAAAGCGGTCCTCGCGCTCCACCACGGGATCGTCCCCGGCTCGTTGCACTGCGACTTTCCGGCCCTGGACGACCAGCGGCTGCGGGTTGTCACCGAACCCGAGCCCTGGCCGCGCTACGGCGGGACCGCGACCGCCGGAGTCTCCGCCTTCGGCTTCGGCGGCACCAACGCGCACGCCGTGCTGGAGGAGTGGCGCCCCGCTCAGCCCGCCGCGCGCGTCCCCCTCGCACACGGGGCCGCCACCATGCTGCAGCTCAGCGACGCCGACCCGGCCCGGGTCCGGCACACCGCCGCCCGGCTCGCCGACTGGTTCGACACGCCCGGCGGGAGCGCCACCCGGCTCCAGGACGTCGTGCGGACGCTCGCCGGGCGCGCCGGGCGAGGCTCCGCCCGCGCGGCCGTCGTCGCCCACGACCGCGACGGACTCACCGCCGCCCTGCGCACGCTGGCCGCCGGCCGCCCCCACCCGCGGGTCAGCACCGGCGACCGCGACCGGCTCGGGCCCGGCGCGGTCTGGGTCTTCTCCGGCTACGGCACCCAGTGGACCGCGATGGGGCATCAACTGCTCCGCTGCGAGCCCGCGTTCGCCGCAGCCGTGGAGAAGCTGGAACCGGTGCTCGCGGCCGGGTGCGGCATCTCCCTGTACGAACTGCTCGCTGCCTGCACCGACGACGACCTGCGAGATGTGGAGACCGCCCAGCCCCTCCTCTACGGCACCCAGGTGGCGCTGGCCGAACTCTGGCGCTCCTACGGCGTCGAACCCGCCGCTGTCATCGGCCACTCCATGGGCGAGGTGGCGGCGGCCGTCGTCGCAGGGGCGCTCGACCCCGCCGACGGCGCCCGCGTCATCGCGGTGCGGTCCCGGCTGCTCGCCACGCTGCGCGGCGGGTCGATGGCGGTCGTCGACCTGACCGACGACGAACTCGGCGACCTCGACCGGCGATTTCCGGGCGTGCACCTCGCCGTGCACTCATCGCCCGGGCAGAAGATCGTAACCGGTGAGGCGTCGGCCGTCGCCCTGCTCGTCGAACACTTCGCCGCCCACGGCCGCACAGCCCGCACCATGCACGTCCAGGGCGCCGGGCACTCGCCCCAGGTCGAACCGCTGCTGCCCGAACTGACCGCCCGCCTCAGCGGCATCCGGGGCCGGACCGGCGGCGCCGTCCGCGTCTACTCCACCGTCCACGACGACCCCACCCACACCTGCGCCTTCGACGCCGCGCACTGGACGGCGAATCTGCGCCGCCCGGTCCGGCTCGCCGGTGCGCTCGCCGCCGCCGCGGCGGACGGGCACACCGTCTTCATCGAGATCTCCCCGCACCCGGTGCTTCTGCACCCCCTCGCCGAGACCCTGCCCGACGCCCTCCACCTGCCCACGCTGCGCAGAGGCAACGCCGCCGCCCTCACCTTCCGCAGCCAGCTGGCCGCCCTCCACGCCGCGGGCCACCCCCTTCCGGCCCGCCTCCTCCACCCGCACGGCGAGGTCGTCGACGTCCCCCTCCCGGCCTGGCGTCACACCCGCCACTGGTGGACGGACGCACACAGCGGCCCGCCGGACCCGGTGCCCGATTCCGTACCGCCGCCGGATCCAGGGACCGGTGCCGGTACGGTCACCGAACGGCTCATCCGCCACATCGCCGCCGTCAGCGGCCACCTCCCGGAGCAGCTCACCCCCGACACCCCGCTCACCGACCTCGGCCTCGACTCCCTCATGGCGGCCCGCCTGCGCACCGCCGCCGAGCGCGAGTTCGGCGTCGCGCCGGCACTTCGGGACCTGCTGCTGGCCGGCACCGTCCAAGCCGCCGCCGACGCGATCACCCGCGCCCCGCACCGTGACCGGCGGGAACGTATGCCGTACCCCCTGCGCGCGCTGCGCCCGGCCGGTGACCGCCCGCCGCTGGTCCTGGCACACGCCGCCGGCGGCACCCCGGACGTCTACCGGCCGCTGGCCGGGCTGCTGGCGCCGGGGCTGCCGGTGTACGGGCTGGACCGTGCCGAGGAGGCGGACACCGTCGCCGCGAAGGCCCGAATGTGCGCCGAGGCGATCCGCAAAGCGTGGCCCGACGGCCGCTACCGGATCGGCGGATGGTCCTTCGGCGGGTTCGTGGCCCAGGAGACCGCCCGGCTGCTCGCCGCCGAGTTCGCACCCCCGGACGCGGTGGTGCTCATCGACGCCGTACGCCCGCTGGCCCGCCCGCCCGGGCGGACCGCATGGGATGTTGCGCGGGCGCACTTCGAAGGCTTCGCGACGTACGTGTCCCGCACCTATGGCGCGCGGCTGGACCTGCCGTACCGGGAACTCGCCGGGCTCGACGACCGGGCCCGCATCGACCTGGTGCTGGAGGCCCTGCGCGCGGTCGCCGACATCCCGCCCGCCGCGCTGGAGCACCAGCGCGCCTCGTACCTGGACCTGCGGACCGGCGAGGCGCACACCCCCCGCCCTTACGACGGCCGGGTGATCCTCTACCGCGCCACCGAGCCCGCGCCGCACACGGTGCGCGACCCGGCCTACGAGCGCGAGGACGACGCCCTCGGCTGGGACGAGCTGTGCCCGGACCTGGAGATCGTGCGCATCCCCGGACACCACCTGTCGCTGCTCGACCCGCCGCACGCCCAGGCCATCGCCGACCACCTGAACCGGGCGCTCGGCTGA